Proteins encoded together in one Asterias rubens chromosome 4, eAstRub1.3, whole genome shotgun sequence window:
- the LOC117289558 gene encoding uncharacterized protein LOC117289558 — protein MRLSPLMLITFLAIFCLPAISTYRIIPFVEYCPQPGCTILDDRSGELKLNFSEITYFRQCALVFAAPYYRNKVFLRLVSDPEDCHGFSLHVYDGRTYSTKHELSIGGICTQNTNSSVPHSKFRSFMTSGREFSMVLEKKRGVALGEKRVVFTLYYRVFDREEHLLQEICHMCRENHTRESENSVCEGLMPNCTGIDAVVKGTCLSEYADKLVRSKRTEAFGILMSGAVIFTIIFVALHCGGSPPIKVRPTVPAETGGRHTTANAMFAGRAARAPGPVGHV, from the exons TTCCTTTTGTCGAGTACTGCCCCCAGCCAGGGTGTACCATCTTGGACGATCGATCTGGTGAATTGAAACTCAACTTTTCTGAGATCACGTACTTTCGACAATGTGCTCTAGTTTTTGCTGCCCCCTATTACAGAAATAAAGTCTTCCTTAGACTGGTCTCCGACCCTGAGGACTGTCATGGGTTTTCGTTGCATGTGTATGACGGCAGAACTTACTCAACAAAGCATGAACTCAGCATCGGTGGTATTTGTACCCAAAACACTAATTCTTCCGTTCCTCATTCCAAATTCCGGTCTTTCATGACGAGTGGCCGGGAATTTAGTATGGTGCTGGAGAAGAAAAGGGGCGTAGCCCTTGGGGAAAAAAGGGTTGTGTTTACACTGTACTACAGGGTGTTCGACAGAGAGGAACACTTACTTCAAG AAATTTGCCATATGTGCCGTGAAAACCATACCCGGGAGTCGGAGAATAGTGTGTGTGAGGGGCTAATGCCCAACTGTACGGGTATTGACGCCGTGGTCAAGGGAACATGTCTATCTGAATATG ctGACAAACTAGTGAGAAGTAAGCGAACAGAGGCATTCGGTATACTGATGTCAGGTGCCGTCATCTTCACCATTATCTTTGTAGCACTGCATTGTGGTGGGTCTCCACCAATCAAGGTACGTCCCACAGTACCTGCCGAGACAGGAGGCAGACACACCACAGCTAATGCAATGTTTGCCGGTCGGGCAGCAAGGGCACCCGGGCCAGTTGGGCACGTGTAG